Genomic DNA from Candidatus Koribacter versatilis Ellin345:
AAACAGTCGCCAAGCGAGTCTCTCCGCTAACGTATGTGCGTCCGGGCCTGCCGCCTGTATTTACAGTGCATGGCGATGCGGATGACGTAGTGCCTTATGAGCAGTCTGTGCGCCTTCACAAAGCGCTCTCAGCGGCTGGAGTGCCCAATGAGTTGGTGACGATCAAAGGTGGCGGTCACGGCCAATTCAACGACGCGCAATTGGAGGACGCTTACACGAAACTGTATGCGTTTCTGCGAGAGCATGGGCTGATGCAGTAGTCAGGGTTTGCCGCTCGTGGGGATGCTTGCGAGACGACCGTCCTGGCTGTGAACGGCTAAGCTTCCCGACTCTTCTCGAAGGTCCGAAATGTCTGGCCAATCGCGCTCCATCGGAGTGACGAAGATTTGATAGCTCGTGGCGATCGTTTCACCAGCCTGAATTGTGCTGAATACGGGGACATCGAAGAGCGTCTTCATCTCTTTTGCGTGTTGTAGGCCGAGCGGAATAGGGCTATTCCCGAATTCCACGCCGCGTGCACGGGTGACGCCATTCCAAGGCGGATAGCTTCGCGCGCAATTCTCTTCCCAAAGAGCTATCCAGGGAAATTGGCAGCGGTCGAAGACGTAACCGGCCGCGAGTTCTAGGCGCCGATTGTGCACGGCGATGTATGCGTTCGATCGTTCTGGCTCTGTGAGAAGCGCAGCAACAAAGCCAGTGCCATTCTTATCAAATGGGAGAGACAGATCGACCAAGTGGCCCTTGATCCACGGCGCGTGCGGCCAGTCAAAGTCGCGATCCACGACAAGACTCTCCCGATCCTCATATCCTAACGGCCAGGTACGACATTGATTCGCCGACAGGTAGAGTTTGGCTTCACCTGCCGAGAAGAGCGGCTCTCCGAATGCTGCATGCTCGACCCATTGGAAATCGAGAGGAGAGTGCTTCACGTTTGTCACGCGCTCTTCGATGTGAACGGTGGATGCGCCGGCGGAAAGCAGAAGGGTGCGCTCGGCACGAAGACCGTAAACGGGCAACAAAGCTTCCATCGTGACAGACGCGCTTACATCGTCCGCGTTGCTGTAGGAGATTTTCCAGTCGCTGGCTACTGCTTCGCCATGCAAAGGCAGCCCTTGATTCGATTCGGATTCGTCCGGCAAGCCGAAATACCCTAGCGCCAGCGCGTGCCCGGTGTAACCGCAAAGCAGGCGCCCGATCGGACCGTCCCCATACGAGCTGGAGTGTAGTTGTGAGCTGAACTGCGAGGGCTCGATCGTTGACCACGGCGACTCGAACAGCGTGTTGTAGGGCGAGCCGCAGAGACGAAAATCTGCGATGTGTCCACCGCCGAGGAGCACTGTGATTTCGACCGTACCGTTCGTAAGGCGAAAGGCGCGTCGGCCCTTCCATGTTATGGGAGCGGCCTCGCAGCGATTCATCCTAGATCGTCAATCCACCATCAATGGCAAAGGCTACACCAGTGACGAATGCTGATTCGTCGGATACCAGGTATAGCGCGGCGAGCGCGATCTCTTCCGCAGTGCCGAAGCGGCCCATTGGCTGGCGTGCGATGAAATTCTTCTTTGCTTCCGCGGGATCGGGGAATGCGGCAAGTCGCTCAGAGAGAGAAGGTGTGTCCACCGTACCGGGGCAGAGGCAATTCACGCGAATATTGTCGCGAACGTAATCCAACGCCATCGACTTCGTGAGCCCCACGACTGCTGCCTTCGTAGCGGTGTAACACGCGCGATCTACGACGGCCCGCAGAGCCGTAGCTGACGCGGTGTTCAGGATCACTCCGCCGCCATGCTCCTTAAAGTGCGGAACAATCGCGTGGCAGAACAGGTACATACTTTTTACGTTGATGGCCATCGCGCGGTCCCACTGTTCTTCCGTGGTGACATCGATCTTGCCAGCCGGCACGATTCCTGCGTTGTTGAACAGGATGTCGATTTTTCCGAAGCGTCCGATCGCTGTGTTCAATGCGTTTTGTACATCCGCGCTCTGACTGACGTCGCCCCGAAGCGCCAGGCAGATTCCGCCTGAACTGGTGATTTTTGAAGCCAGGTGTTCGAGTTTGCCGCCATCGAGATCGATCGCGAGGATGTGGGCGCCTTCCGACGCAAATAGCTCGGTGGAGGCTTTGCCGATTCCAGCAGCGGCGCCCGTAACGATAGCGGTTTTTCCTTTGAGTTTCATTTCTTCGTGGATGCTCCTGTGCCGCCTTCCTGGAAGGCCATGCCGCCTGCGGGAACAAGCATACCGCCGTCCACCAGCAGTGCGGCGCCCGTGATGAACGAAGACATTGGCGAGGCGAGATAAAGAACAGCGTCGGCGACCTCGTCCGGTTTACCGATGCGACCGAGCGCGTGCATTCGATCGCAGGTGCGAATCACGGATTCCGGGTCGGGTGAAAGACTCGCCGCCCAGTGGAGCATCGGCGTGTCGATGGTACCGGGGCAAACGCAATTCACGCGAATGCCTTTATGCGCATAGTCGAGGGCCATGGCCCGCGCCAGACCGAGGACCGCGTGTTTCGAGGTGACGTAAGCCGCGGAGTTCTGGATCGCGGTGAAACTCTGCACCGAGCCGAGCACGACGATTGCACCGCCATTGCTTATCATGTGCGGCACGCAGAACTTCGAGATGAGAAAGCACCCTTTGAGGTTCACTCCGATGACGCGGTCCCAATCGTCTTCAGGAGTGGTAATGACGTCGCCGTAGTATTGAATGCCGGCGTTGCTGACCAGGATGTCAATCTGCGAATGCTTCGTGATGACGTCGCCGACAGCTTGCTCGACATCCTTCGACTTGCTGACATCGCATCGAAAGAATTTGCACTCACCGCCGTGCGCGCGGATCGCGGCTGCAGTCTTCGTGCCTGCGTCCTCGTTAGGATCGAGAATGGCGACTGACGCACCGGCCAATGCGATCTTGCGGGCGCAGGCTTCACCGATACCCATCGCGCCACCGGTAACAACGGCGACCTTGCCGGAGAGATCGATCTTCATAGCCGTTCCCCTATCGCGGAGCTGTATGGAGCCGAATCGTTAATACCTGGAATGGTTTGATGGAGACTGCAATGCCGCCGGAACCGACGGGAAGCGGGGCCTGATTGTCCTCGAGAAGGTTACAAGACCATGCCTGTTCGACCTTGACGTACTTGCTGGCGATTGTGAACTGAGAAGCCTCGCCCGAGGCATCCTGCAGCCGAAGGATTGTGCGATCGCCGTCTTCTGCACGCTTCCAGGTGAGCAGATTGATTTTCGAATTGCTGATCGCGAGCAGTTCAGCTTGTTGGCTCGGGAGCGGCGAGGTGTCTGTCGAAGCGCCGATGTCGTCGCGTTCCAACGGAGTCAGCGCATTCCAGCCGAAGTGATTGAGGGCTGCGGGATCGAACTTCGCGTCGCTGGTGACGGCGTAGCGGAAGGTGAAATCGCCGCCTTGCCATGCTGGAAAGTTCGTGCCCCAGTAATTGTTCATCAGCCACGAGAAGATCGTGCTGCTTTTTGGCTTGAATTCCGCGGGCCATGCGCCGCGCATGATGTCACCGAAGGTCGTGAGTGGTGCGTCGAGCGGAACCACCGTTGCGGATATCTGTGGATTGTAGACGGCGGCCCATGTCGTAGGCAGATACCACTCGCGGCTGCCGCCTGCGAGTTCGTCTTTCGCGGGATTCACCCACCCTGTTTGCGAGCCGTAAGTGAACTGCGGATCGGCGACTGCGAAGGGGAAGGCGATGTAAGCGGATTCGCGAGTGAGCACGCGTTCTTTGTGAACGCGATACGTAAGGAAGACTTGCTTTTGCGAACTGGGTAGGAAGATCTCAGTTTCAATTGAAGTCGTATTGGTCGCACTCGAATGCATCGTGATCCTGATGCCGAGGGGCGTGCGCTGTGCCGAAACGACGGTGGCCGACTGCGCTGCATGTGCGGTCAGCGCAGGAAGATTGAGCCCGGCGCCGAATCGATAGAGCGAGTTGCGTGGGTATTCGTCACCGCCGGTGACGTAGAGATACGCGCCGAATTTATAGGGACTGTTCTGGTCCACCAATTCGCGGCCGAGTTGTTTGTCATAAACACTCGCGATGGCGCCGCCTGAAGGCGCGATCGTAACGCGATAGAAGTCATTCTCGAATACATTGCCGTGAAGGCTTTCGGGTTCGTGGGAAGCCGCACTGGTCGGGCGAATCGTGAAGAGCTTGTATCCGATTGCAGGGACGTCCGAGGCGGTGAACCGCACCCGCACATTGCCAGGACCGAACCCCGGAAGCGAGATGCCCTTGCCTTTGAAGCGAACCTCGAGTGGAACTTCAGATCCCGTCGTGGCATCCACGAGCGTGCTGCCGTCCGGCAGGTCGGTTTCGACGACGCCTGAACGTTTCCAGTTGAGCGAATTGAAAACCGCGACTGACGCTTCTTTCGGATGGACCAACGCTTCCAATTGCGCCCATCCACGCTGGATGGATTCGTCGATGTCGTTGCGCGCGCGTGTGACGCGGGCCCCCTTCAACGCGATCTGGTCTTCGCTCTGGTGGTGTTCCGGCTGCGTCGTCGCGCCAACGTAGGTCCAGGTGTGCTCGTCATACGTCAGCTCGTTCCACCATGCGTCATCGAGCAAAGTGTGATCTGGAATAACACGAGGGTCGATCGACGATACAGCGGCACCCAACACCTCTGCGGTTGCAATCCGATGCTGGTTCTCGCGATGAATCGCAGTGTGGGCGGCGTCACTTCCGTAGCCGTCCTCCCAGTAAGGGCCGAAATCGCCGCGATAAACAGGGATTTCCCCTTTCCACTCTTGCTCGATCTGCGCCATCGCGGAGTGAACCGTCGAGAACTCGAGTTTCGGCCAGGCGTATTCGTGGTTGAACGTGCCAACAATTTCGCTTTGTTCCTTCGCGAGCGGAGTGTTCTCCAACTGCGTACCGAAAATGATCGCGGTGTTCGCCGTATAGTCGGGACGCGTGTAGGCCTGCAGGAAGACCGGCAGCGAATCACGTATAGATTCCATGCGCCACGGTCCGCCAAATAAAGTATGGGCTTGCAGGTAAGCGCGGGAATACCACATCAGCACCCGGTTGCCATCTGGGCCTTCCCAATAAAACGGAGACTTCTCATTCCAACGGCCGAGCAGCATGATCGGCGCGCGCCAACTGTTGCTCGCTGCGATGAAGTATTTGATTCCCGCGTCATGAAGCACCGATGCGTATCCCCATGTGTACGCGGGAACGTCGACGATTTGCGCGGCATCTGCGGTGGGGAGTTTGTACTCACGCGCGAGTTGATGCTGGTTGTAAAACGAGCGCGCCAGCGCCTCCACTGAGGCATTGCCGGTGTGCTGGTTGGCGAACTCCGGTGGAATCGTGATGCTGCCATCGCGAACGTATTGCAAGAACTGCTCGCGCGCTTCAGCAGAACGGCCGTTCAGATATTGAGTGGCCACCCAGCTACCGTCGAGTGTCCAGCGGAAATCTGGCGTCTTCTGGATCAAGCCCATCGCCGCGTCAATAGATTGAGAGTGGAGTTCCGCGACCTTCGCGGCGTAATCGGTGAAGCCCACATCAAGGTGTTCGTGCGGGATGATCGCAACCGCCCATTTCTTTGCAGGAGTGATCGTCGCGGTCGCCTTCGAGCCGCTAAGGCTTGCGGTTGCTTCTTGAGGACCGCTCCATTCAGGGACATCGAAGCTCGCACGGATCTCGCCGAACTCGCACTCGGAGGAGAACTCTTTTGCCAGTTGAGTGCTGCCTGTCTGAAGTTGGATCGTTCCACTCTTGGGCAGCGCGCCTGCGCTCGCGAATACGTCGACGACTTCCGTACTGCCATTCTTGCCGGCACGATAGAAGATCGTTGGTTCAATTTGCGCACTGAACGCGTGGTCGTCGTAAGTTGCAGAGGGATCTTGGGTGAGTTCCAGTGCGTCGTACACCAAGCCGGTGTGTCCGGGAGCGATGGCGCCGAGAGAATTCTGCGGAGTGGCAGGAGCGTCCATTGCGGTGAATACAAGCGTGTTCTCGCCTTGATGTAGCCACGAAGCGGGAATCGCGATTACTTTTTCATCCGTCGACGTTTGGGGAACAAACGTTCCTTCCCAGTCGCCAGCGTTGAAATCGAGCTTGGGATGAAAGTAAAAGTAACCCGAGTGGCCGTTGATTTCCAGTTTCAAAAACGAAAGACGCGGCGTCTCGTACAACATCGCGATTTTAAGGTGGTAAACGCCCCGCGGAGCATCTTTCAACGCAAACTTCAGCGTGTAAGGATGCACTCTCCCACCCGTCATTCCGTTCGCCGGGCCTGGTTGAAAGCGGTACCAGTCAGAGTCCTTGTTGTGTCCAACGACGAACGTTAGGTCACTCTTCGGGTCCGCGTGGTCGATGCCCTGGTCGCGAAACTCGCCCGAAGAGTGATTGAAGGTCCCGAGCTTCCAGATGCTTTGCTCTTGTGCGCCAGCTATAGTTGGCGAAATCAACGATGCGAACAGAACTGCCTGGGCCAGGAAATTCCACCGGGTCTTCATGATCACCATTTCGGTTGCGTGATGACACCGCCGCCGCGGCGAGGGTCGTCTGTCCACGCGCCCATTTCGTGC
This window encodes:
- a CDS encoding SDR family NAD(P)-dependent oxidoreductase, with the protein product MKLKGKTAIVTGAAAGIGKASTELFASEGAHILAIDLDGGKLEHLASKITSSGGICLALRGDVSQSADVQNALNTAIGRFGKIDILFNNAGIVPAGKIDVTTEEQWDRAMAINVKSMYLFCHAIVPHFKEHGGGVILNTASATALRAVVDRACYTATKAAVVGLTKSMALDYVRDNIRVNCLCPGTVDTPSLSERLAAFPDPAEAKKNFIARQPMGRFGTAEEIALAALYLVSDESAFVTGVAFAIDGGLTI
- a CDS encoding SDR family NAD(P)-dependent oxidoreductase; this translates as MKIDLSGKVAVVTGGAMGIGEACARKIALAGASVAILDPNEDAGTKTAAAIRAHGGECKFFRCDVSKSKDVEQAVGDVITKHSQIDILVSNAGIQYYGDVITTPEDDWDRVIGVNLKGCFLISKFCVPHMISNGGAIVVLGSVQSFTAIQNSAAYVTSKHAVLGLARAMALDYAHKGIRVNCVCPGTIDTPMLHWAASLSPDPESVIRTCDRMHALGRIGKPDEVADAVLYLASPMSSFITGAALLVDGGMLVPAGGMAFQEGGTGASTKK
- a CDS encoding aldose 1-epimerase — encoded protein: MNRCEAAPITWKGRRAFRLTNGTVEITVLLGGGHIADFRLCGSPYNTLFESPWSTIEPSQFSSQLHSSSYGDGPIGRLLCGYTGHALALGYFGLPDESESNQGLPLHGEAVASDWKISYSNADDVSASVTMEALLPVYGLRAERTLLLSAGASTVHIEERVTNVKHSPLDFQWVEHAAFGEPLFSAGEAKLYLSANQCRTWPLGYEDRESLVVDRDFDWPHAPWIKGHLVDLSLPFDKNGTGFVAALLTEPERSNAYIAVHNRRLELAAGYVFDRCQFPWIALWEENCARSYPPWNGVTRARGVEFGNSPIPLGLQHAKEMKTLFDVPVFSTIQAGETIATSYQIFVTPMERDWPDISDLREESGSLAVHSQDGRLASIPTSGKP
- a CDS encoding polysaccharide lyase family protein, whose product is MKTRWNFLAQAVLFASLISPTIAGAQEQSIWKLGTFNHSSGEFRDQGIDHADPKSDLTFVVGHNKDSDWYRFQPGPANGMTGGRVHPYTLKFALKDAPRGVYHLKIAMLYETPRLSFLKLEINGHSGYFYFHPKLDFNAGDWEGTFVPQTSTDEKVIAIPASWLHQGENTLVFTAMDAPATPQNSLGAIAPGHTGLVYDALELTQDPSATYDDHAFSAQIEPTIFYRAGKNGSTEVVDVFASAGALPKSGTIQLQTGSTQLAKEFSSECEFGEIRASFDVPEWSGPQEATASLSGSKATATITPAKKWAVAIIPHEHLDVGFTDYAAKVAELHSQSIDAAMGLIQKTPDFRWTLDGSWVATQYLNGRSAEAREQFLQYVRDGSITIPPEFANQHTGNASVEALARSFYNQHQLAREYKLPTADAAQIVDVPAYTWGYASVLHDAGIKYFIAASNSWRAPIMLLGRWNEKSPFYWEGPDGNRVLMWYSRAYLQAHTLFGGPWRMESIRDSLPVFLQAYTRPDYTANTAIIFGTQLENTPLAKEQSEIVGTFNHEYAWPKLEFSTVHSAMAQIEQEWKGEIPVYRGDFGPYWEDGYGSDAAHTAIHRENQHRIATAEVLGAAVSSIDPRVIPDHTLLDDAWWNELTYDEHTWTYVGATTQPEHHQSEDQIALKGARVTRARNDIDESIQRGWAQLEALVHPKEASVAVFNSLNWKRSGVVETDLPDGSTLVDATTGSEVPLEVRFKGKGISLPGFGPGNVRVRFTASDVPAIGYKLFTIRPTSAASHEPESLHGNVFENDFYRVTIAPSGGAIASVYDKQLGRELVDQNSPYKFGAYLYVTGGDEYPRNSLYRFGAGLNLPALTAHAAQSATVVSAQRTPLGIRITMHSSATNTTSIETEIFLPSSQKQVFLTYRVHKERVLTRESAYIAFPFAVADPQFTYGSQTGWVNPAKDELAGGSREWYLPTTWAAVYNPQISATVVPLDAPLTTFGDIMRGAWPAEFKPKSSTIFSWLMNNYWGTNFPAWQGGDFTFRYAVTSDAKFDPAALNHFGWNALTPLERDDIGASTDTSPLPSQQAELLAISNSKINLLTWKRAEDGDRTILRLQDASGEASQFTIASKYVKVEQAWSCNLLEDNQAPLPVGSGGIAVSIKPFQVLTIRLHTAPR